The archaeon CG10_big_fil_rev_8_21_14_0_10_43_11 region TGATTCCTCAAAATCGCGCTTGTATTTCGCGTTTTCAATGCTTATTGCAATGTGTTCGCCACGGCCAGCTTGTGCAACATTCTCATTTTGGTGTTGTATGCCTTTTACGCGTCCCAGGCTTTTTGCAGCGGCGTTTATGAGTTTTATGCCGTTTCGAAGCGTTCCGCCAATCACTTCAACACCTACAATGCACGGATTGAACTCGCGAAACACGCAATCTTCTTGCACCTGCAGTTTTACTGGCGTGGTTGTGGTAAGAAGAATTTCTTTTTCTTTTTCTGTTTTAAGCTGCTCTTTCCATTCTTCATAGTTTTCAACAAGTTTGTAGATGATGTTTGCTTTAAACACTTTGACGTGTTCTTTTTCAATCACCGCTTGTGCGCGCTCGCCAATATGCACATTAAACGCGAAAATAACGCCTAAGTAGGGTTCGTTTTCGCGCACGCCTTGTGCGGTCACCACATCTTTTTTGTTCACATCCCCGATTCCTGCGCTCTTTATGGGAATAGCATGTTCTTTGAGAATGCTGCTTAATGCTTCAAGCGAGCCAAGACTCTCAGCTTTGATAACAACCCCGGTTTCCTGGGTTTCAACAAGAATTGCATTAATCTGTTTTTGAATTGTTTCTTTGGTTTTTTCAATATCCTTTGCCCCTGCAATAAAGGGCATGCCCGGAATAACGCCTTCAAGGTCGGGCGCAGCTATTTTGATGCCCGCTGCAGCACCGATTTCTTTGAGCCGGTCATATTTTTTGGTTTGGCGTAGTTCTGTAAGAGGAGCTGGTTTGAGAAGTGATTTGACCTTGGTGATGATTGGTTTTTCAATACCCCCAATAATAAGCGCGTCATTGATGCGCACGCTGCCATTGTAGAGAATTACGTCAATGGTTTTTCCAAGGCCTTTTTCTTCTTTAACTTCGATAATTGAGCCTTTGCCTTCTGACTGTTTATTGATTTCAAGGCGGGCTTGCAGGAATTTTTGAGAAAGACCGCTCAATACCATGAGCAGTTCGCTAATACCTTCCCCGCTCACCCCTGAGGTTGGGATGAGTGCAATGGTTTTTGCATAATCTTCAACATCGCGAACATGTGCTGCATTAAATCCTGCTTGCGAGAGTTGACCCATAATGTCATAGAGTTTGAGGTTTAAGTTTTCAATGGCCTGCGAGTTTTGTTTTTTTTCAGAATGAGTGTATGACGTTGTGTGTTGTGCTCGCCAGCCATGCACGAGATCTATTTTATTGCATGCAATTACAAATGGGACTTTAAATGAGCGCAAGATATCAATGGATTCCTTGGTTTGCGGCTGCACGCCCTGATTAACATCAATAACAAGAACAGCAAGGTCTGCGATGCTTCCGCCGCGCTCGCGAAGTGATGAAAACGCCGCGTGTCCTGGGGTGTCAATAAATAAGAGTCCGGGAATCGTAAAATGTTTCCCTTTAATAAGGTCGCCGCACACGTCTTGAATGGTTTTAATCGGAATTTCTGTTGCGCCAATTTGTTGGGTGATGCCTCCTGCTTCTTTGTGTTGCACAGCCGTTCCCCTAATTTTGTCAAGAAGCGTAGTCTTGCCGTGGTCAACATGTCCAAGAACAGCAATAATTGGTTGGCGAATCATAGCTTTAGACAATCAAAAACGGGCTTTTAAACGTATCTGCTCACGGTTTATGCACGCTGTTTTTTAGAAACTGCATGTAATATCTTGAATAATGCGCGTGATGCAGGTTCAATATCGTAGCCGGGAAACCATGCTTCTTGCAATCGCGTTTCGCCTTTAACCTGCTCTGCTGATTCTTCATAGATTGCTCGAAGCACGCTTTTAGCGCTTGCTGACGCGTTTGCGTAGGGTGCGCACACAATCACGTACGCGTGACCGTGGAAGGGTCGCTGTTCAATAAATCCTTTCGGGTG contains the following coding sequences:
- a CDS encoding translation initiation factor IF-2, with the protein product MIRQPIIAVLGHVDHGKTTLLDKIRGTAVQHKEAGGITQQIGATEIPIKTIQDVCGDLIKGKHFTIPGLLFIDTPGHAAFSSLRERGGSIADLAVLVIDVNQGVQPQTKESIDILRSFKVPFVIACNKIDLVHGWRAQHTTSYTHSEKKQNSQAIENLNLKLYDIMGQLSQAGFNAAHVRDVEDYAKTIALIPTSGVSGEGISELLMVLSGLSQKFLQARLEINKQSEGKGSIIEVKEEKGLGKTIDVILYNGSVRINDALIIGGIEKPIITKVKSLLKPAPLTELRQTKKYDRLKEIGAAAGIKIAAPDLEGVIPGMPFIAGAKDIEKTKETIQKQINAILVETQETGVVIKAESLGSLEALSSILKEHAIPIKSAGIGDVNKKDVVTAQGVRENEPYLGVIFAFNVHIGERAQAVIEKEHVKVFKANIIYKLVENYEEWKEQLKTEKEKEILLTTTTPVKLQVQEDCVFREFNPCIVGVEVIGGTLRNGIKLINAAAKSLGRVKGIQHQNENVAQAGRGEHIAISIENAKYKRDFEESDFFYSDISEHDFKTLLSMKKFLTVNELEILQEILDLKRKQNALWGM